One genomic window of Nitrospirota bacterium includes the following:
- a CDS encoding helix-turn-helix domain-containing protein, giving the protein MRIKDFYCPNKECRDYGKKGGGNITFYDIYGKRGRRLLRCKTCNFRFSERRNSIFFRLHTDEVTILKALRYLAEGNSIRTTAKLTGIDKDTVYRIFERVRTHYRDVLNRLLDDLNLEEFQLDELLFFLKRIKS; this is encoded by the coding sequence GTGAGAATAAAAGATTTTTATTGTCCCAATAAAGAATGCAGGGACTACGGGAAAAAAGGTGGAGGTAATATCACCTTTTACGATATTTATGGTAAAAGGGGAAGAAGACTCCTCAGGTGTAAAACCTGCAATTTCCGTTTCTCAGAGCGAAGAAACTCTATATTCTTCAGACTCCACACAGATGAAGTCACAATATTGAAGGCATTAAGGTATCTTGCGGAAGGGAATAGTATAAGGACAACCGCCAAGCTTACAGGGATAGATAAGGATACAGTCTATAGAATATTTGAACGAGTAAGGACACATTATCGAGATGTATTAAATCGTCTGCTTGATGATTTGAATCTTGAGGAGTTTCAGCTTGATGAACTCCTTTTCTTTTTGAAGAGGATTAAATCGTAA